A DNA window from Aspergillus nidulans FGSC A4 chromosome I contains the following coding sequences:
- a CDS encoding Zn(II)2Cys6 transcription factor (transcript_id=CADANIAT00007629), giving the protein MFIAFEATKDANASKDLESGPRNPKSVTGRTSTGRRGVVPRACSSCRRRKVKCNGEKPCEACRWYKRPEECTYPEYERLRNMKSSPSPDYRSTLTRLFPGTAPEQLVNLPREKLLELMTGSASQMQDSPSTTASVTTGVSVMPIERPSLESLHSIPRDELGEIPNVPSASSSGQISDDVNALSLLARPPTSYLGISSVQAALKAIAWNLPGYNFSISPTVPRQQPEEPLSPLSTTLATLQFTETQLVDAYFANFHSFAPLLDEDAFRKTHRAGYRQDARWLALRDTVLALGSIIAAVDVNDRTHCTYFESAMSRLNLGSLGNPSLEVVQTLGLMGGWYCHYTSQPNLAYSLMGASLRMALTLGLHRELCDGRSVHDPAQAAHEEFRRRVWWSLCCLEIWGQETLGRPGMDFFTASITVNTPRLIDKDNYIEIVPLIENVEFVKVASKIQESLATPPALTHTEMCDLDTQLLQWWNNLPPILRDSEPYPESIYSVRTVMRWRLYTQQMLLYRPRLLNQTMRRIPFLAVRADERTAIRRCRELAETVILDIAQTTSMNRMIGWNAVWFIFQATMVPLICLSGIPVDNDLEASADSCKRQVETAILALQRMRPYSPTAGRTFEVISNLFGAILQGTGDPPPDADSDAPMDMAMPERVPVANDYNSEQAPRSRPVDEAAGFFDNLPPEYGYTSFGTPVTRCLDMSIIP; this is encoded by the exons ATGTTCATCGCCTTCGAAGCTACCAAGGACGCCAACGCCTCAAAAGACCTCGAATCAGGCCCTCGTAACCCCAAGAGCGTGACGGGTCGAACCAGTACTGGTAGACGCGGCGTCGTACCTCGAGCTTGCTCTTCCTGTCGGCGTCGCAAAGTCAAGTGTAATGGCGAGAAGCCGTGTGAGGCGTGCCGATGGTACAAGCGGCCTGAGGAGTGTACCTATCCAGAGTACGAACGGCTACGAAA TATGAAATCGAGCCCGTCGCCTGATTACCGCAGCACCCTGACAAGGCTCTTCCCCGGCACGGCGCCAGAGCAGCTTGTCAATCTACCACGCGAGAAACTGCTGGAACTGATGACCGGCAGCGCTTCTCAGATGCAAGACTCGCCCTCCACGACAGCCTCTGTAACGACTGGGGTTTCCGTGATGCCAATCGAGAGACCCAGCCTGGAATCGCTGCATTCCATCCCCAGAGACGAGCTGGGCGAAATCCCTAATGTTCCGTCAGCCTCGTCCAGCGGTCAGATCTCTGACGACGTCAACGCTCTGTCGCTCCTGGCTCGACCACCTACGTCCTATCTAGGCATCTCATCGGTGCAGGCCGCCTTGAAAGCCATTGCGTGGAACCTCCCAGGGTACAATTTCTCAATTTCTCCGACAGTCCCCCGGCAACAGCCCGAAGAGCCACTCAGTCCGCTCTCGACTACGCTCGCCACGCTTCAATTTACAGAGACACAGTTGGTAGATGCATATTTTGCTAATTTTCATTCATTCGCACCGCTCTTAGACGAGGATGCGTTTCGCAAAACGCATCGAGCCGGCTATCGACAAGATGCGCGATGGCTGGCATTACGCGACACTGTCCTAGCTTTGGGCAGCATTATCGCTGCCGTGGACGTCAACGACAGAACGCATTGTACTTATTTCGAGAGTGCAATGAGCCGTCTGAACCTGGGTTCACTGGGTAATCCGAGCCTTGAAGTTGTACAGACTTTGGGCCTCATGGGAGGCTGGTACTGCCATTACACCAGCCAACCGAATCTCGCATATTCCCTGATGGGAGCTTCCCTGCGGATGGCGCTTACATTGGGCCTTCACCGGGAGCTGTGCGACGGCCGTTCCGTGCATGACCCGGCCCAAGCGGCGCACGAGGAGTTCCGACGGCGCGTCTGGTGGTCACTCTGCTGTCTCGAGATCTGGGGTCAGGAGACGCTGGGGAGGCCTGGGATGGACTTCTTCACGGCAAGCATTACAGTCAATACGCCTCGGTTGATCGATAAG GACAACTATATCGAGATCGTACCGTTGATTGAGAACGTCGAGTTTGTGAAGGTCGCCTCGAAAATCCAGGAATCGCTAGCTACACCACCGGCTTTGACGCATACAGAGATGTGCGACCTGGACACACAACTCCTGCAATGGTGGAACAATCTGCCTCCGATCCTCAGGGACTCCGAGCCGTACCCCGAGAGCATCTATTCCGTCCGCACGGTGATGCGATGGAGATTGTATACCCAACAGATGCTCCTGTACCGCCCCAGACTCTTGAACCAGACCATGCGCCGCATTCCTTTCCTCGCTGTGCGAGCCGACGAACGCACTGCTATCCGAAGGTGTCGTGAACTCGCAGAGACGGTGATCCTCGATATCGCCCAGACGACGAGCATGAATCGCATGATAGGCTGGAACGCTGTCTGGTTCATATTCCAAGCGACAATGGTTCCGCTGATCTGTCTCTCGGGCATCCCTGTAGACAACGACCTGGAAGCTTCGGCTGACTCTTGCAAACGCCAAGTGGAGACTGCAATCCTGGCTCTTCAGCGAATGAGACCTTATTCACCCACGGCTGGACGGACCTTCGAGGTCATCTCGAATCTTTTTGGTGCCATCCTTCAGGGTACCGGTGACCCCCCGCCGGACGCAGACAGCGACGCTCCTATGGACATGGCCATGCCCGAGAGAGTCCCGGTGGCAAACGACTACAATAGCGAGCAGGCCCCACGCAGTCGGCCTGTCGATGAGGCGGCGGGATTCTTCGACAACTTGCCGCCGGAGT ACGGCTATACC AGTTTTGGCACCCCAGTCACCAG GTGCCTGGATATGTCTATCATCCCATGA